ACGTTCACGCCCTTCTTCAAGATGCTCCTCGACCACGAGCGCACGCTCTTCCGGCTCGGTGACGAGCGGGTCGCCTCGCTGTTCCTGTGGCACTTCTGCGAGGAGGTCGAGCACCGGTCCTCCGGGCTGATCGTCTACGAGGCCGTGGTCAAGAGCCGTTGGTACCGGACCTTCGTCGTCCCCTCCGCCGCGTGGCACAGCCTCGCGGTCATGGAGCTGATCCTGACGGGGTTCAACGAGCACGTCCCGCTCGCCGACCGGGTGCTCGATGCGCGGGTGCTGTCCACCAAGCACAGCCTGCGCGCCGCCCTGTCCAACCTGGCACCCTGGCGCGAGAAGGTCGAGATCCCCTCACCCTTCCCCGACCTGCCGAAGCACGAAGCCCGAGCGATGGTGCGGGGACTGCTCGACTCCCAGTCACCCTTCCACGATCCCGGCGACCAGCCGCTCCCGGACTTCGCCGACGTCTGGTTCGCGCACTTCGAGGCCGGCGGGGACGTCGCCCACTTCTACTCCTCCCTGGACAGCCACCAGGTCGAGGGCCCGAGAGCGCACAGCTTCCACGACCTGCGCATCGAGGCCATCGAGCCGATGACACCGGACAGCGTCGAGCTCACATTCGAGGTGCCGGGGCACCTGAAGGAGACGTTCGTCTACGAGCCGGGCCAGCACGTCTCCGTGCGAGCGGTGGTCGACGGCGAGGACGTCCGGAGGACCTACTCCATCTGCACCTCGCGGTCGGCTGGTCAGATCACCGTAGGCATCAAGCGCACCCCCGGCGGTCAGTTCTCGAGCTTCGCGGTGGACCGGCTCTCGGTCGGCGACGTGATCGGCGTCGCCCCACCGACCGGCAGGTTCAGCGTGCCGTTGGACCCTGCCCTCGAGCGGCACCACGTCGGGATCGGAGGTGGCAGTGGGGTGGGTCCCCTGATCTCTCTCCTCGCCACGACGATGGAGGAGGAACCGCTCAGCCGCTTCACCCTCATCCACGCCAACCGCGACTCGGCGTCGCGGATGTTCACTCGTCGTCTCGACGCCCTCCTCGCGCAGCACCCGGAACGTCTGCGGGTCATCGATGTCCTCGAGGACACGCACGGCTACGTCGACCTCGCCCTGCTGCGGACCTGGGTCGACGACGGCACCCTGCCTCCGGCCGACGCGTGGTTCGTCTGCGGACCGGATGCGATGGCGGCATCGGTGAACGGTGCGCTCGCGGCCCTGGGCGTGGACCCCGCTGCCGTCCACTCGGAGTCCTACACGCCCGGAGCCGCCCGCGGGGGCGAGGTGTCGCCCTCGGCAGCGGCGCACGCCGACGCCAACCTCACCTTCGTCCTCGGCGGGAGGGAGCACTCCGTGGCTGTCGCGGGTCGCACGGTGCTCGACGCCGCTCTGGCCACGGGACAGGACGTTCCGTGGTCCTGCCGGTCCGGCCTGTGCGGGACCTGCCAGGCCCGCCTGTGCTCGGGGACGGTCGAGATGGCTCACAACGACGTCCTCGGTGATGCCGAGCTCGCCGCGGGGCTCGTCCTCACCTGCCAGTCCCGGCCCACCAGCGACGACGTCCGCGTCGACTACGACCACTAGGAATGACCATGTCCGATTCCCGAGGCCCTTGCCCTGAGGTCGCCAACGAGATCACCCGCGAGCTGGGCGGATTCGACTGCAGCGGCGCACCGCTCGTCGAGGTGCGCAACCCTGCTGACCTGACCCACTGGACGATGCCGCTGCTCGAGGTGGTGATCCTCGCCGGCGCCGTCTTCGCCCTCTGGTACGCCGTGCGACGTCTGCGCCAGCACGGGGACCCCACCAACCTGGCCCTGATGTTCGGCGGCTTGTTCTACCTCACGGTCAACGAGCCGGTCCTGTACTTCCCCAACAAGTTCGGCTTGATGGACGACGTCGGACTGAACTTCGTGCACAACGTGTTCACCGTCCAGTTCATGTACGACCGGCTGCCGCTGTACATCAGCGCCCTCTACATCGCTCTGCCGATGCTGGCCTACGAGGCCGTCCGGGTCACCGGTGTCTTCCAGCGCTACGGCCTGGTGGCCGGCGCGCTCGCGGTCGGGTTCGTCCACAGTGCCTACTACGAGATCTTCGACACCCTGGGCCCCCAGCTGAGCTGGTGGGCGTGGAACCGCGACGCCCCGTCGAACTCGGTCTTCCTCGACGCGGTCCCCGTCGGGAGCATCACCCTGTACTCCGCCGTGAGCGTGGCCGGACTCGCCTACGGCCTGGGTCTGCTGGTCGGTCGCCCGACCTGGGCCGGTCGCCCGCCCCGTGGGATCCGGCTGGTCCTCGGGACCCTGGCCGTGGGGGTCTTCGCCCTGGTCGTCATGCTCTCGGTCGGCGCGTTCGAGCGCGTCGTGCGCGGTCTCGGCGGCGGCGACGACGCCTACGCCGTGGTCCTCTACGTCGAGCTGGCCATCGTCTGGGTCGGCGGGGCGATCGCACTCGTCGCGAGCTGGCGCGCCGCGCGCCGAGAGGGCACGGCCGAGGCAAGCCTCTACTCGCGGGTCTACGGCTGGTCCTTCCTCGCGGCCTTCGCGTTCTTCTGGGCAGTCTCCATCCCCTCGCGACTCGATGCCGAGGGCGGCACCACCAACCAAGGCACCGAGCTCGGCAACCTGCCCTTCGCGACCCTCTGCTTCGTGGCTGCGATCGGCGTCACCGTCATCGCCGGGCATGGCGGGAGACGAGGCGCGGCAGACGATCCCGGCTCCAACAGCCTCGCCGAGGCGAGCGTGACCGGAGCCTGACGTCGCCGGAGGGCTGGTCGACGAGGCCCCAGACATTCCATGAGCACGCACGCCTCGAGCGGGCGTTTCCGAACCCCGATCCTGTGTCGGTGGTGGACCTGAAGGGTGAAGATGACCGCGGAACGCACCACAGCACGATCGAACGGGTCCGCGGGCGCGGTGGCTCTCGATCTGGGGGAGATCGAGGACGCTTCGGTCGGCGGCAAGGCCTTCGGGCTGGCGCGCCTCGTCGCGATGGGACTGCCGGTCCCGTCGGCGTTCGTGATTCGTGATGCCCGCGTCGGCGACCATCCGGCTGATCTCGATGAACGCCACCAGGCGTTGGGAGCCCACGCGGTGGCTGTCCGTTCGTCCGCAAAGGGCGAGGACGGGGCCGAGGCTTCCTTCGCCGGGCAGTACGAGACGGTGCTGAACGTCTCTGGTGTGGACGAGCTCCGTCGAGCGATCGACCTGTGTGTGGCGTCAGCGTCGACCGAGCGCGCCCAGAGCTACCAGGTCGACGTCCTCGGGGCTGCAGGAGCGCGGATGAACGTCGTTGTCCAGCGGATGGTCGACGCGCTGGCGGCGGGTGTGGTCTTCACGGCCGACCCGGTGAGCGCGCGCCGTGACCTGCTCGTGATCGACGCAGTGGCCGGGCTCGGCGAGGCGCTCGTGAGCGGCGAGGCGACCCCGGACTCGTACGCCGTGGCGGTCGACGGAGGCATCGTTCGACGTGACCTTATCGGCGACTCGGCGTTGCTCAGCGACAGCCAGATCTCCCAGATCGCGGAGCAGGCTCGCAGAGCTGCCGCCCACGAGGGCCACCCCCTCGACCTGGAGTGGGCCATCGACCGCTCCGGCGCCCTGTACTGGTTGCAGGCGCGTCCCATCACCACCTTGCCGGCCGACCTCAAC
This Nocardioides dokdonensis FR1436 DNA region includes the following protein-coding sequences:
- a CDS encoding metal-dependent hydrolase, with translation MTDLVVRKIAFDFDGVVPFNWNPSNPAFSLQANAISILAIAFEKFVVAAVREAMPQIDDPAALEEAKAFVHQEAQHSKAHRDHVDALIRAYPGLQGTLEGAIAYYQRLARRKSLAWRLAFLADMEATFTPFFKMLLDHERTLFRLGDERVASLFLWHFCEEVEHRSSGLIVYEAVVKSRWYRTFVVPSAAWHSLAVMELILTGFNEHVPLADRVLDARVLSTKHSLRAALSNLAPWREKVEIPSPFPDLPKHEARAMVRGLLDSQSPFHDPGDQPLPDFADVWFAHFEAGGDVAHFYSSLDSHQVEGPRAHSFHDLRIEAIEPMTPDSVELTFEVPGHLKETFVYEPGQHVSVRAVVDGEDVRRTYSICTSRSAGQITVGIKRTPGGQFSSFAVDRLSVGDVIGVAPPTGRFSVPLDPALERHHVGIGGGSGVGPLISLLATTMEEEPLSRFTLIHANRDSASRMFTRRLDALLAQHPERLRVIDVLEDTHGYVDLALLRTWVDDGTLPPADAWFVCGPDAMAASVNGALAALGVDPAAVHSESYTPGAARGGEVSPSAAAHADANLTFVLGGREHSVAVAGRTVLDAALATGQDVPWSCRSGLCGTCQARLCSGTVEMAHNDVLGDAELAAGLVLTCQSRPTSDDVRVDYDH